A section of the Engystomops pustulosus chromosome 3, aEngPut4.maternal, whole genome shotgun sequence genome encodes:
- the GPR17 gene encoding uracil nucleotide/cysteinyl leukotriene receptor translates to MTHFEDKMFNNFSNLGWVDPCVHETWLENALLSVCYLLGLFVGGLGNIVALSLFIRDRQPKSPSDIFLLHLALSDLFLLLSLPTRLFYHLSGNSWPFGALACRISGFVFYLNMYASLYFLSGISIDRYLAIVHPLNSVKFRKPLHAHLACGFLWAIVAFATAPLLLGRGATTEERVCRLLYRETPSLRALSSLSAAFAIPFLATVICYGLILRRLRKGGDRKPKERAVKMVLLVLTIFLICFVPYHLSRALYHVLMPGGESAAMLSPCELRQGLALANRFTSCLSTLNAALDPLVYFFAVKKFRQILLHLPCKQDGVDNVKNREEGRTEDSSLSAKTDV, encoded by the coding sequence ATGACTCATTTTGAAGACAAAATGTTCAATAACTTTTCCAATCTGGGATGGGTGGATCCATGTGTTCATGAAACATGGCTGGAAAACGCTCTGCTGTCTGTATGCTACCTACTTGGCCTATTTGTTGGAGGTCTGGGAAATATTGTCGCCCTGTCATTGTTTATAAGAGACCGGCAGCCCAAGTCACCCTCCGACATCTTTCTCCTTCACCTTGCCTTATCCGATCTCTTCCTGTTGCTCAGCTTACCCACTCGGCTCTTCTATCACCTGTCTGGAAATAGCTGGCCCTTTGGTGCTTTGGCATGCAGGATTTCCGGCTTTGTCTTCTACCTTAATATGTATGCCAGTCTTTACTTCTTGTCGGGCATAAGCATTGATAGGTATTTGGCCATTGTGCATCCTCTCAACTCAGTCAAGTTTCGGAAACCTCTACATGCTCACTTGGCTTGTGGCTTCTTGTGGGCTATTGTGGCATTTGCCACGGCACCCTTACTATTAGGTCGAGGAGCGACAACAGAGGAAAGGGTTTGTCGTCTACTATATCGTGAAACACCATCTCTGCGGGCATTATCATCACTCAGTGCAGCATTTGCCATCCCCTTCTTGGCTACAGTCATTTGCTATGGTCTAATATTGAGGAGACTCCGGAAAGGAGGTGACAGGAAACCCAAAGAGCGTGCTGTCAAGATGGTGCTCCTGGTCCTTACAATATTCCTCATCTGCTTTGTCCCTTACCATCTAAGTCGAGCACTTTACCATGTGCTGATGCCAGGAGGTGAAAGTGCAGCTATGCTATCCCCCTGTGAGTTAAGGCAAGGGTTAGCCTTAGCAAATCGCTTCACTTCGTGTCTCAGCACCCTAAATGCAGCCCTTGACCCACTCGTCTATTTCTTTGCTGTCAAGAAATTCCGTCAGATTCTTCTCCATTTGCCATGTAAACAGGATGGGGTCGACAATGTGAAAAACCGAGAGGAAGGCAGAACAGAGGACAGTTCTCTCAGTGCCAAGACAGATGTGTAA